The genomic window ATGAGGTTTTTGAAGGTAGTTATTTAATAACCCCAGAGTCTCTATCTTTGCCGGCTGACGTGGGGGAGATAAGATCACCTCTCAGGGTATCTGTAAGGATTGAGAGGGATAAGAAAGGATACAACGTTGAGCTTAATATAGTGGGTGGTGTTGAACTTGAATGTAGTAGATGCTTGGCTCTCTTTGAGAAAGACCTTTCTCAAACAACTACAAAGCATATAGAAGCCTATCCTAAGGAAGAGCATCTCTCCCTCTTACCTGAAGACCTTGACGTTTCCTTTATGGAAGAGCCTGACATAATAGTGCTTGAGGACTTGGTAAGAGAGGAAATTCTCTTAAATATACCTATGAAGCCCCTGTGCAGACCCGACTGTCCTGGAGTTCACCACCCTACGGTTATATTTGAGGATGAGAAGACGACCCATAAAGACCCCAGATTTGCTATACTAAAAAACCTGCTTACCGAATAGGAGGTTCACTATGGCTGTCCCAAAGGCGAAAACGTCAAAGTGGAGAAGGAACCAGAGAAGGGCTCAAAACTTCTTTAACAAGTTTAGAAGGAGTATACCTTCCCTGAGTGAGTGCCCTAACTGTGGCGAGAAGATACTTCCCCACAGGGTGTGTCCATACTGCGGACACTACAAAGGCAGGGAAGTTATCAGCGTTGACTGATGGAACACTACAGTTTTGCCCTTGACT from Hydrogenivirga caldilitoris includes these protein-coding regions:
- the rpmF gene encoding 50S ribosomal protein L32, which codes for MAVPKAKTSKWRRNQRRAQNFFNKFRRSIPSLSECPNCGEKILPHRVCPYCGHYKGREVISVD
- a CDS encoding YceD family protein, producing the protein MITLDLKEIFERYEVFEGSYLITPESLSLPADVGEIRSPLRVSVRIERDKKGYNVELNIVGGVELECSRCLALFEKDLSQTTTKHIEAYPKEEHLSLLPEDLDVSFMEEPDIIVLEDLVREEILLNIPMKPLCRPDCPGVHHPTVIFEDEKTTHKDPRFAILKNLLTE